Proteins encoded by one window of Salarias fasciatus chromosome 1, fSalaFa1.1, whole genome shotgun sequence:
- the LOC115386403 gene encoding polyadenylate-binding protein 1-like produces the protein MSGYRKTKPILDQFAPINPSASLYVGDLLPTTTEVMLYEKFSQVGQVISVRVCRHRITRRSLGYGFVNYAKREDAERALDDLAFTVVNGRPVRIMWCRRDPSQRTNAAGNILIKNLDKSIDSLSLLNTFSAFGTVLSCKVVCDDNNVSKGYGYVHFETVEAAERATERLNGMLLNDQIVTIEPFRSFEDREAELATSAEEFTNVYIKNFGEDMDDNRLTELFSKYGPTSSVRVMTDDNGNSKGFGFARFENHENAKKAVHDLNGKVLNGRRLYVSRAQRKAERQTELTRRFEPESLDRGSRYQGVNLYVHNLDSDMDEERLHRAFSPFGTITSVKVMTEGERCKGFGFVCFSSPEEASRAMTGMNGHILGTQALYVVLARKKE, from the exons ATGTCAGGTTACAGGAAGACAAAGCCAATTCTGGACCAGTTTGCGCCCATCAACCCATCAGCTTCTCTGTATGTGGGGGACCTGCTTCCCACCACCACAGAGGTGATGCTTTATGAGAAGTTCAGCCAGGTGGGGCAGGTCATCTCTGTCAGGGTTTGCAGACACCGGATCACCCGCCGCTCCCTCGGCTATGGCTTCGTCAACTACGCGAAACGTGAAGATG CTGAGCGAGCCCTGGACGACCTGGCCTTCACTGTCGTCAACGGCCGGCCTGTGCGGATCATGTGGTGTCGACGCGACCCCTCCCAGAGAACCAACGCAGCGGGGAACATCCTGATTAAGAACCTGGACAAATCCATCGACAGCCTGTCCTTGCTGAACACGTTTTCAGCCTTTGGGACTGTGCTGTCCTGTAAA GTGGTTTGTGACGACAACAACGTCTCAAAAGGGTACGGATACGTGCACTTTGAGACCGTGGAGGCGGCTGAGCGCGCCACTGAGAGGCTGAACGGCATGCTGCTCAATGACCAGATAGT AACTATTGAGCCGTTCCGATCGTTTGAAGACAGGGAGGCGGAACTCGCCACAAGTGCAGAGGAGTTCACCAACGTTTATATAAAGAACTTCGGAGAGGACATGGACGACAACAGGCTGACAGAGCTGTTCAGCAAATACG gACCCACATCCAGCGTTCGTGTGATGACAGACGACAATGGAAATTCGAAAGGATTTGGATTTGCCCGCTTTGAGAACCACGAGAACGCCAAGAAG GCGGTGCACGACTTGAACGGTAAAGTGTTGAACGGCCGGCGGTTGTACGTGTCTCGTGCCCAAAGGAAGGCAGAGCGGCAGACGGAGCTCACGCGCAGGTTTGAGCCTGAGAGTTTGGATCGCGGATCCAGGTATCAG GGGGTCAATCTGTACGTCCACAACCTGGACTCCGACATGGATGAGGAGCGTCTACACAGAGCTTTCAGTCCCTTTGGAACCATCACAAGTGTCAAG GTGATGACGGAGGGGGAACGCTGCAAAGGATTTGGGTTTGTCTGCTTTTCGTCCCCTGAGGAGGCCAGCCGGGCCATGACTGGGATGAACGGCCACATCTTGGGCACCCAGGCGCTCTACGTGGTGCTGGCCCG aaagaaagaa